The Agrobacterium vitis genomic sequence CTGGCAAAGGTGCTTGAGGCCGCGCCTGGACGTATCGTCGCCGAGATCGGCGAAGGCGAACATCGTCGGCAGGTCACGGTCGAGCAGCGCTTCTACAACAATCTCGACCACGGCTATGCGACGACGATCCACAAGAGTCAGGGCGCGACCGTCGACCAGGTGAAGGTGCTTGCCTCCCTCTCGTTGGACCGGCATCTCACCTATGTGGCTATGACTCGCCATCGTGAGGATCTCGCTGTCTACTACGGCAGTCGCTCCTTTGCGAAATCCGGCGGCCTCATCCCGATCCTGTCACGCCGGAACGCCAAGGAAACGACGCTCGATTACGAGAAGACGTCTTTCTACGGCCAGGCGCTGCGCTTTGCAGAAGCGCGAGGCCTGCGCCTCATGAACGTGGCGCGCACGATCGCGCACGATCGTCTCCAATGGGCCGCCCGGCAAAGCTCGAGGCTCGCCGATCTCGGCGCCCGTCTCGCCGCCATCGGTGCGACGCTCGGACTGGTCCGCGGTAGCAACAAGCAATCCATTCCGGACACAATCAAGGAGGCCAAGCCCATGGTATCAGGCATCACCACTTATCCCAAATCGCTCGACCAGGCGGTCGAAGACAAGCTCGCCGCGGATCCCGGGCTCAAGAAGCAATGGGAGGACGTCTCGACCCGCTTCCAGTTCGTCTACTCCCAGCCGGAAGCTGCCTTCAAGGCGATCAATGTCGATAGCATGTTGAAGGACCAGTCGGTCGCGCAGTCCGCCCTGGTAAGGATTGCCGGCGAGCCAGAGAGCTTTGGCGCGCTCAAGGGCAAGACCGGTCTTCTCGCGAGCCGTGGCGACAAGCAGGACCGGGAAAAAGCGCTCGCCAATGTGCCGGCGCTCGTCCGAAATCTCGAGCGCTACCTTCGTGAGCGAGCCGAAGCCGAATTCAAACATGAGACGGAGGAGCGCGCGGTCCGGCTCAAGGTTTCGGTCGACATCCCGGCGCTCTCTGCAGCGGCCAAGCAAACGCTCGAGCGCGTCCGCGATGCGATCGATCGCAATGATTTGTCCGCTGGCCTCGAATATGCTCTGGCCGACAAGATGGTGAAGGCCGAACTCGAAGGTTTTGCCAAGGCTGTGTCCGAGCGCTTCGGAGAACGGACCTTCCTTCCTCTGGCTGCGAAAGACACGAGCGGTAAGACCTTCGAGACCGTCACATCGGGCATGACGGCCGGACAAAAGGCTGAGGTCAAGGCCGCGTGGAACTCCATGCGGACAGTCCAGCAGCTGGGCGCTCATGAACGAACGACCGAAGCTCTCAAACAGGCTGAGACAATGCGTCATACGAAGAGCCAAGGGCTCTCGCTCAAATGACGGCGGGAACTGAAACGCTCCGGTCGATGACAGCTCAGCAACGACGAGCGGCAGGTATCATCTCGGTGGTCGCATTGGTTACCGTAGTGACGATTAGCATTGCCGTCACCGGCGGCTACCGCATCAATCTGACTCCGAGCGAGCCCCTCGGCCTGTGGCGCATTATCCCGCTTCATCGACCGGCAGCAGTCGACGACCTCCTGTTCGTCTGCCCACCGGAAACGGCGGCGATGCGGGCAGCGAGGGCACGAGGTTATTTCCGTTCTGGTTCCTGCCCGGACGGCGTCGCACCTTTGATCAAGACAGTGATCGCCGTTGCAGGACAGCATGTCGAAATCGGCGACACCGTGAGCGTGGACGGAAGGAAGGTCCCCTTCTCAGACCTCGCTTTGCGCGATGGAAAAGGGCGGCCGTTGACGCCCTTTCCGAACGGCATCGTACCGCCGGGATATGTCTTCCTGCATTCCGCATTCCGCGGCTCTTACGATTCCCGATACTTCGGTCCGTTGCCCGCGTCCGGTGTTCTTGGACTGGCGCAGGAGGTCCTCACCTATGCGCCATGAATATCTTCGGGCGACGGCGCTGATATTCACTTCCATCGCGATCGGCGTGGCGGGCTGGAGCGGGCATGCGTTGCTTCTACCCGTTGCGCTCGGATTTCCGGTTCTTTGGTCAATCGCGCGAACGAGATCAGTGGCGGCACTTGTGTCCGCCGGATATTTCTTGGCGGCGTCGCGAGGTCTGCCACAGGGCGTTGCCGCCTTCTACTCGTCCGATATCTGGCCGGGCTTGTTGCTCTGGCTGTGCGCGTCTTTGAGCTTTGTCATGGTGCATGCCGTGCTCTGGACGATGAACGGGCCCATGCGTCCGTTTCGCTATCTAGTCGCGGCAGGCGTCATGGCCATCCCGCCATTCGGCATCACGGGCTGGGCACATCCCGTGACAGCCGCGGGTGTTCTGTTTCCGGGATTGGGATGGTGGGGGCTTGGACTTATGACAGCGGGCCTTGCGGGCCTCGTAACCCGCATCTGGCCAGCTGTCGCCATCACCTTGACTGGGTTTTGGCTGTGGTCCGCCGCGTCGTGGACCGAGCCGAGTTTACCCAATGGCTGGCGCGGTGTCGACCTCGAATTGGGCGCTTCGCTTGGTCGGGACGCCGGTCTTCACCGCCAGCGTGACCTGATCGCAACGGTGCGTGGCGCCGCCAACGGTGGCGCCCGCTTTGTGGCGCTGCCGGAAGGTGCGCTTGGTTTCTGGACACCGACCGTGGCGCGGCTTTGGACGAGGACGTCAGGCGATACCGATGCAACGGTCATCGCCGGCGCAACGATGCTCGATGCCACCGGTTATGACAATGTCCTCGTCGCGATCGACAGGAATGGTGGAAGCAGCATCCTCTATCGCGAACGCATGCCCGTCCCCGGCTCGATGTGGCAGCCCTGGCGTTTCTTGTTCGGGGAGAGTGGTGGTGCCAGGGCGGATTTCTTTGCGAACCCGGTCGTCCCGATTGGTGCCAGCCAAGTAGCGCCGCTGATTTGCTACGAGCAACTGATCGTCTGGCCCGTCCTTCAGTCGATGCTGCACGATCCGGAGTTCATCATTGCCGTCGGAAACGGCTGGTGGGCCAAAGGAACCTCAATCGTCGCGATCCAACGGACTGCTGCCACGGCGTGGGCGAATCTGTTCGGAAAACCGCTTGTTATTGCCTTCAACACCTGAGTCCTCAGGAGACACCATGATCGACACGGCCCTGATAAAAGAATGCGCAGACCCTTCTCTCAAGCCAGCGGTCGTCGAGCAGTTCGTGATCGCAGCGGGCTCGGATGATCCCTTTGCCGTCACCGTCAAATCCGGCGGCCGGCTGATCCTCATTCCGAAAGCGGCATCGGCCGAGGAGGCGATGGCGATCGTGCGCCAATATGCCGGCCAGGCCGTCGTTCGCGTTGGGCTGACGCAGTTCCCCGCTGGGGTTGGAGTGAGGGAAGCGACCGAATTGAAGCCCGATTTGGTCGATCCCTGCCAGAACCTTCGCAAAGGCACCGCGATGTTCGCCAAGGTCCTCAGGATCGTCGCGAAATGGTATGGCAACCCGACGAGCAAAGACGTCTTTCCGCAAATTTTCGAGGATGCGGTCTACGCATGGAAGACGGGCGAGTTCGAGGGCGTGAGCGTGTTTCAGGCGGAGGATCCCGGAACGCCGCTTAATGTTCCGCAGCAAAGTGTAGAGAAAATCCCCGCCGAGGAGGATGACGCCGAGGCCAACACAAGAGAGAAACAGCCAGAGGCGGAGCAGGATGCAGGCATACGGATCGATCTGTCGCGCATTGGCGGTCAGCAATAGAATTGAGTTCGCCTCGCCTTGCGAAAGGGTTCTCATCAATGCGGAATATTAGTTTGAGTCCAAAGCATGAAATTAGTGTGAGTCAAACACGTAAAACAAGTGCGATTCAGAAACGTGAAATTAGTGTGACTCCAATGCAAGATGTTAGTGTTTGTCAAACGCGTCAAATTAGTGCAACTACAAAGAACGGTCCACTGCTCACACGGCGTCGCCGGAGGCCAACATGGCGAAACCCAACGAACTTCTCGCGGCGTCCCTGGCTGAACTGAGGGGAGTGACGCAAAACGGCACCCGATCAGTGGTGAAATCCGAAGAGCTCAGCCGTGTCCACCGGGAACGACTACAGAGCAACGGGTTCCTCGAAGAAATCATGAAAGGCTGGCTGGCGGTGAACTCGCGGCCGTCCGCCAGCAACAGAATCGATGCTGCCTGGAGCACCGTCTACTGGGAGTTTGTTGCGAAGTATCTCGAAGACCGCTTCGCCAATGAATGGCGGCTCTCCGCGGAGGCATCCGTGGCTCTTTGGTCCGAAAACCATTCCATTCCCGGACAGGTTATCGTCAGA encodes the following:
- a CDS encoding TraH family protein — protein: MIDTALIKECADPSLKPAVVEQFVIAAGSDDPFAVTVKSGGRLILIPKAASAEEAMAIVRQYAGQAVVRVGLTQFPAGVGVREATELKPDLVDPCQNLRKGTAMFAKVLRIVAKWYGNPTSKDVFPQIFEDAVYAWKTGEFEGVSVFQAEDPGTPLNVPQQSVEKIPAEEDDAEANTREKQPEAEQDAGIRIDLSRIGGQQ
- the traF gene encoding conjugative transfer signal peptidase TraF, yielding MTAGTETLRSMTAQQRRAAGIISVVALVTVVTISIAVTGGYRINLTPSEPLGLWRIIPLHRPAAVDDLLFVCPPETAAMRAARARGYFRSGSCPDGVAPLIKTVIAVAGQHVEIGDTVSVDGRKVPFSDLALRDGKGRPLTPFPNGIVPPGYVFLHSAFRGSYDSRYFGPLPASGVLGLAQEVLTYAP
- a CDS encoding conjugal transfer protein TraB, whose translation is MRHEYLRATALIFTSIAIGVAGWSGHALLLPVALGFPVLWSIARTRSVAALVSAGYFLAASRGLPQGVAAFYSSDIWPGLLLWLCASLSFVMVHAVLWTMNGPMRPFRYLVAAGVMAIPPFGITGWAHPVTAAGVLFPGLGWWGLGLMTAGLAGLVTRIWPAVAITLTGFWLWSAASWTEPSLPNGWRGVDLELGASLGRDAGLHRQRDLIATVRGAANGGARFVALPEGALGFWTPTVARLWTRTSGDTDATVIAGATMLDATGYDNVLVAIDRNGGSSILYRERMPVPGSMWQPWRFLFGESGGARADFFANPVVPIGASQVAPLICYEQLIVWPVLQSMLHDPEFIIAVGNGWWAKGTSIVAIQRTAATAWANLFGKPLVIAFNT